A genome region from Baekduia alba includes the following:
- a CDS encoding RNA-binding domain-containing protein, translated as MPRTQLSFLDHTYGDSVALAESVIRGIGDDWEASKRELQRLDFKESPDTALPLEVKAKRNLGKLRKEFLGLISETAACLANAQGGVIVIGIRDKAPSREEAIQGVSMAYTAEGLRLAVYSGTSPSLTVAVQERTVDGRRLLLVDVPIGAVVHATTGGAYKWRVEDRCEPIGPDTMRSISAARGTYDWSAELSDFGPDALSAAALAAAADRLRDVGQDDLARQAEEDREQFLRSCELLERGHVLRAGILLYGGERALTSLVPDWGAIVTTASSAGSEGAVLLRREDARRRPLVLLIDDILARLAGVTQTDAFRVGSAEVRLIDFEPDVVRELVANAFAHRDWEQPGMVDIGHSPDALVVASPGDLLPTLHADRLLRESAQRNRVLSREVTRLRIAEGAGMGFDRVYRSLAAAGKEPPRIHVGPRFTVVVPGGQGDRAFARFLRSEEFPEPRLAGDLDVLLTLSILRARSSITAATVGPSIQRDPDFADDVLRRMHTAGLIEPTRSTAARRRPSYRLSAKTAAALRPALSYRIGTIDMDDAKLLRHLKRHRRIANEDVRNYLECDVATARNRLTRLRNRGYIKIDPDGPKRGPLVEYVATEKVDGIEA; from the coding sequence GTGCCGAGGACACAGCTATCATTTCTCGATCATACGTACGGCGACTCGGTCGCCCTCGCAGAGTCCGTCATCCGCGGCATCGGTGACGACTGGGAGGCATCCAAGCGCGAGCTCCAGCGCCTCGACTTCAAGGAGTCCCCGGACACCGCGCTGCCGCTCGAGGTCAAGGCAAAGCGGAACCTCGGGAAGCTTCGCAAAGAGTTCTTGGGGCTCATCTCGGAGACAGCGGCCTGCCTCGCAAATGCCCAAGGAGGCGTCATCGTCATCGGCATTCGCGACAAAGCCCCGTCGCGTGAGGAGGCCATCCAGGGTGTGTCGATGGCCTACACCGCAGAAGGCCTACGGCTTGCGGTCTACTCCGGCACTTCTCCGTCGCTGACGGTCGCGGTCCAGGAACGAACGGTCGATGGACGGCGACTGCTGCTCGTCGATGTTCCTATTGGTGCCGTCGTCCACGCGACGACTGGCGGTGCATACAAATGGCGGGTTGAGGATCGCTGCGAGCCGATCGGACCCGACACGATGCGCTCCATCTCGGCGGCTCGAGGCACGTACGACTGGAGTGCTGAGCTATCAGACTTCGGCCCGGACGCGCTATCCGCGGCGGCGCTCGCGGCGGCGGCGGACCGCCTCCGCGACGTCGGCCAAGACGACCTCGCACGGCAAGCCGAAGAGGATCGCGAGCAGTTCCTCCGATCGTGTGAGCTTCTCGAGCGGGGCCACGTTCTTCGAGCGGGCATCCTGCTTTACGGCGGGGAGAGGGCGCTTACGAGTCTCGTGCCCGACTGGGGCGCGATCGTCACCACCGCCTCGAGTGCTGGCAGCGAAGGAGCTGTCCTGCTCCGGCGCGAAGACGCGCGGCGACGGCCGCTCGTGCTGCTGATCGACGACATCCTCGCCCGCCTCGCAGGGGTCACGCAGACAGATGCCTTCCGGGTCGGCTCGGCTGAGGTCAGGCTGATCGACTTCGAACCCGACGTCGTCCGAGAACTGGTGGCCAACGCCTTCGCCCACCGTGATTGGGAGCAGCCCGGGATGGTGGACATCGGACACTCGCCCGACGCACTCGTCGTGGCAAGTCCGGGAGATCTGCTGCCGACATTGCACGCCGATCGCCTTTTGCGCGAAAGTGCACAGCGCAACCGCGTCCTGTCGCGGGAGGTAACCCGTCTTCGCATCGCCGAGGGTGCGGGCATGGGGTTCGACCGGGTCTACCGATCGCTCGCTGCCGCCGGGAAGGAGCCGCCACGAATCCACGTGGGCCCTCGATTCACCGTCGTGGTACCGGGCGGTCAGGGAGACCGAGCCTTCGCCCGTTTCTTGCGAAGCGAGGAATTCCCAGAGCCGCGCCTCGCCGGCGACCTCGACGTGCTCTTGACGCTCTCGATCCTCCGTGCACGGTCATCGATCACGGCCGCGACGGTCGGGCCGAGCATCCAGCGCGACCCAGATTTCGCGGACGACGTGCTTCGCAGGATGCATACCGCCGGTCTCATCGAGCCGACACGCTCCACGGCCGCGCGACGGCGTCCGTCCTATCGGCTCAGCGCCAAGACCGCCGCGGCACTGCGCCCGGCGCTGAGCTACCGAATCGGCACGATCGACATGGATGACGCGAAGCTCCTCCGCCATCTGAAACGACACCGCAGAATCGCCAACGAGGACGTGCGCAATTACCTCGAATGCGATGTGGCTACTGCTCGGAACCGATTGACACGCCTTCGCAACAGGGGCTACATCAAGATCGATCCGGATGGCCCGAAACGCGGCCCGTTGGTCGAATACGTCGCGACCGAGAAGGTCGATGGCATCGAGGCATGA
- a CDS encoding TraR/DksA family transcriptional regulator encodes MDATERAAIEQVLGERAAALDVRLTDMSAAPERGSGISFGKRVGDGTTEAVRRLTDVGVGSTLETSQIRVLRALEKLDDGTYGVCDNCGAEIAEARLRFAPESILCIACAQALK; translated from the coding sequence ATGGACGCAACCGAGCGAGCCGCGATCGAGCAGGTCCTGGGCGAGCGCGCCGCCGCCCTCGACGTCCGCCTCACCGACATGTCCGCCGCACCCGAACGCGGCTCCGGCATCTCCTTCGGCAAGCGCGTCGGCGACGGCACGACCGAAGCCGTGCGCCGCCTGACCGACGTCGGCGTCGGCTCCACCCTCGAGACCTCCCAGATCCGCGTCCTGCGCGCCCTGGAGAAGCTGGACGACGGGACCTACGGCGTGTGCGACAACTGCGGCGCCGAGATCGCGGAGGCCCGGCTGCGCTTCGCCCCCGAGTCGATCCTCTGCATCGCCTGCGCACAGGCGCTGAAGTAA
- a CDS encoding MFS transporter, whose protein sequence is MSISPLRRGPARRTTTHASSGPSHNPALVLGIILATYLMIVLDVSVIITALPRIHTALDFSTANLSWVQSAYTLTFGGLLLLGARAGDILGRRRVFVVGIGIFTFASLLAGLAQSSTWLLAARALQGVGAAIAAPSALALLTTSFPEGHERTRALAAYSAVAGGGGSAGLVLGGMLTDWVSWRWGLFINVPIGLLMMYAAPRVLPETVKRPGRFDLTGALTSTLGMSAVVYGFVRAASDGWGDDVTMASFAAGIVLLVAFVLNERRAEQPITPLRLFASRERSGAYIARILVVGAMFGMFFFLTQYLQGVAGYSPLKAGIAFLPMTLVMFSMVQVVPRLAGRLGSSTLLIGGLALDLVGMAWLSRLSETTAFFPGIAIPMVLMGIGMGAALTPLTAAGIAGVQPDDAGAASGVVNVAHQLGGSLGLGILVTVFASAQRSAGGSASHALAHAVSSAVAGSAIFLALGLSVVLLVMRAPLPSVAVARIRARAAALRSVS, encoded by the coding sequence ATGAGCATCTCCCCGCTCCGGCGCGGCCCTGCGCGCCGAACGACGACGCACGCCTCTTCTGGCCCCTCCCACAACCCCGCCCTCGTCCTGGGGATCATCCTCGCGACGTACCTGATGATCGTCCTCGACGTGTCGGTGATCATCACCGCGCTGCCGCGGATCCACACCGCACTCGACTTCTCCACGGCGAACCTGTCGTGGGTCCAGAGCGCCTACACCTTGACCTTCGGCGGGCTGCTGCTGCTCGGCGCCCGCGCCGGCGACATCCTCGGCCGGCGGCGCGTCTTCGTCGTCGGGATCGGCATCTTCACGTTCGCCTCGCTGCTCGCCGGGCTGGCGCAGTCCTCGACCTGGCTGCTCGCCGCCCGCGCGCTGCAGGGCGTGGGCGCCGCGATCGCCGCGCCGTCCGCGCTCGCGCTGCTGACCACGAGCTTCCCCGAGGGCCACGAGCGCACCCGCGCGCTGGCCGCCTACTCGGCCGTCGCCGGTGGCGGCGGCAGCGCCGGCCTCGTGCTCGGCGGCATGCTGACCGACTGGGTCTCGTGGCGCTGGGGCCTGTTCATCAACGTCCCGATCGGCTTGTTGATGATGTACGCCGCTCCGCGCGTCCTGCCGGAGACCGTCAAGCGCCCCGGGCGCTTCGACCTCACCGGCGCGCTGACCTCGACGCTCGGCATGAGCGCGGTCGTCTACGGCTTCGTCCGCGCCGCGTCCGACGGCTGGGGCGACGACGTCACGATGGCCTCGTTCGCGGCCGGCATCGTGTTGTTGGTGGCCTTCGTGCTCAACGAGCGCCGGGCCGAGCAGCCGATCACGCCGCTGCGCCTGTTCGCCTCGCGCGAGCGGTCCGGCGCCTACATCGCTCGCATCCTCGTGGTCGGCGCGATGTTCGGGATGTTCTTCTTCCTGACGCAGTACCTGCAGGGCGTGGCCGGCTACAGCCCGCTGAAGGCCGGCATCGCGTTCCTGCCGATGACGCTCGTCATGTTCTCGATGGTCCAGGTCGTGCCGCGGCTGGCCGGCCGGCTCGGCTCGTCGACGCTGCTGATCGGCGGCCTCGCGCTCGACCTCGTCGGGATGGCGTGGCTGAGCCGGCTGAGCGAGACGACCGCGTTCTTCCCCGGGATCGCGATCCCCATGGTGTTGATGGGCATCGGGATGGGTGCCGCGCTGACGCCGCTGACCGCCGCGGGCATCGCGGGCGTGCAGCCCGACGACGCCGGCGCCGCGTCCGGCGTGGTCAACGTCGCCCACCAGCTCGGCGGCTCGCTGGGCCTCGGGATCCTGGTGACGGTGTTCGCCTCGGCGCAGCGCTCGGCCGGCGGCTCGGCGAGCCACGCGCTCGCGCACGCCGTCAGCTCCGCGGTGGCCGGCTCGGCGATCTTCCTCGCCCTCGGCCTGTCGGTGGTCCTGCTCGTGATGCGCGCCCCGCTGCCCTCGGTGGCGGTCGCGCGGATCCGGGCACGCGCCGCGGCGCTCCGCTCGGTGTCCTAG
- a CDS encoding TetR/AcrR family transcriptional regulator, with the protein MSDTTTITEHQVTGLRQRPKRVDARRNYEALLSAAAEAFTENGTAASLEDIARRAGVGIGTLYRHFPTRQALLEAVYIDEVEEMSAKANDLGDLEPWDALVTWLRQFVRYAATKRALADELLNTIDAEAPVFVSCRSAITEAGDMLLIRAQDAGEARKDTNFTDVGRMVAGIASIKTADPGQIERILDMALDGLRAR; encoded by the coding sequence ATGAGCGACACGACCACGATCACCGAGCACCAGGTCACCGGCCTGCGCCAGCGGCCCAAGCGGGTCGACGCGCGCCGCAACTACGAGGCGCTGCTGTCGGCCGCCGCGGAGGCGTTCACCGAGAACGGCACCGCCGCGTCGCTGGAGGACATCGCCCGCCGCGCGGGCGTCGGCATCGGCACGCTCTACCGCCACTTCCCGACGCGTCAAGCGCTCCTGGAGGCCGTCTACATCGACGAGGTCGAGGAGATGAGCGCCAAGGCCAACGACCTCGGCGACCTCGAGCCGTGGGACGCGCTCGTCACCTGGCTGCGCCAGTTCGTCCGCTACGCCGCGACCAAGCGCGCGCTGGCCGACGAGCTGCTCAACACGATCGACGCCGAGGCGCCGGTCTTCGTCTCCTGCCGCTCGGCGATCACCGAGGCGGGGGACATGCTGCTGATCCGCGCCCAGGACGCCGGCGAGGCGCGCAAGGACACCAACTTCACCGACGTCGGCCGGATGGTCGCCGGGATCGCGTCGATCAAGACGGCGGATCCGGGCCAGATCGAGCGCATCCTGGACATGGCGCTCGACGGGCTGCGCGCCCGCTGA
- a CDS encoding beta-propeller domain-containing protein, with the protein MPRRLAVLALVATALAVPAMPAAPAGAKAPRAQLVAFDSCRALVGYAHRYAARAGGVGVPVRALGAAPETLERPVQKTTDNGSVTPTAAPQETSAVAGDTGTSFSGTNVQELGIDEPDVVKTDGQHVYAIADGVLRILDVTGDAPRIVGTLKLDDDAGQQLLLRGTRVLVIATRSTYRGGPIPIDGGPVVKAAIAPAPGGAATTQLTEVDVTDPAAPKVARTMTLDGAFVDARMTGATARVVVSSTPAPTGAVPLAGSPLRTFVPATTIKSKITGRTYRRGVVPCGDVRRPDAFAGLGLLTVLTVDLDKGLYDVDRDAVMAGAQDVYGSGTSLYVASQKYVPGLSDAGDVPGSMRTEIHRFDASKPGETTYAGSGTVPGFVVNSYALSEADGALRVASTDEPSWLPEGGEASPAQSYVTVLKPGDGGALSQVGQVGGLGKGQRIYGVRFVGPVGYVVTFRQMDPLYTVDLGDPAAPRVVGELEIPGYSAYLHPLADGLLLGVGQEATADGRPQGTQVSVFDVSDLAHPKRVQHLVFGKGSSDAEFDPHAFLWWAPTQTAVIPLSTYDEATRTSFTGAVGLHAAADALGEIGRVTHGSGEEVAPIARSLVIGDRLYTLSYLGLGANRLDTLAPLSFTAFSG; encoded by the coding sequence ATGCCCCGCCGCCTCGCCGTCCTCGCCCTCGTCGCCACTGCCCTCGCCGTGCCCGCCATGCCCGCCGCGCCGGCGGGCGCCAAGGCGCCGCGCGCGCAGCTCGTCGCGTTCGACTCGTGCCGCGCGCTCGTGGGTTACGCGCACCGCTACGCCGCGCGGGCCGGCGGCGTCGGCGTCCCGGTCCGCGCCCTCGGCGCCGCGCCCGAGACGCTCGAACGGCCGGTGCAGAAGACCACCGACAACGGGTCGGTCACGCCGACGGCGGCGCCGCAGGAGACGAGCGCGGTCGCCGGCGACACGGGCACGTCGTTCTCGGGCACCAACGTGCAGGAGCTCGGGATCGACGAGCCCGACGTCGTCAAGACCGACGGCCAGCACGTCTACGCGATCGCCGACGGCGTCCTGCGGATCCTCGACGTCACCGGCGACGCGCCGCGGATCGTCGGGACGCTGAAGCTGGACGACGACGCCGGCCAGCAGCTGCTGCTGCGCGGAACGCGCGTGCTGGTGATCGCGACGCGGTCCACCTACCGCGGCGGCCCGATCCCGATCGACGGCGGCCCCGTCGTCAAGGCCGCGATCGCGCCCGCCCCCGGCGGCGCCGCGACCACGCAGCTGACCGAGGTCGACGTCACCGACCCCGCCGCGCCGAAGGTCGCGCGCACGATGACGCTCGACGGCGCGTTCGTCGACGCGCGCATGACCGGCGCCACCGCGCGCGTGGTCGTCAGCTCCACGCCCGCGCCGACCGGCGCCGTCCCGCTCGCCGGCTCGCCGCTGCGCACGTTCGTCCCGGCCACGACGATCAAGTCGAAGATCACGGGGCGCACCTACCGCCGCGGCGTCGTGCCCTGCGGCGACGTCCGCCGGCCCGACGCGTTCGCCGGGCTCGGGCTGCTGACGGTGCTCACCGTCGACCTCGACAAGGGCCTGTACGACGTCGACCGTGACGCGGTCATGGCCGGCGCCCAGGACGTGTACGGGTCGGGCACGAGCCTCTACGTCGCGTCGCAGAAGTACGTCCCGGGCCTGAGCGACGCCGGCGACGTCCCGGGCTCGATGCGCACCGAGATCCACCGCTTCGACGCGTCCAAGCCGGGGGAGACGACGTACGCCGGCTCGGGGACCGTCCCCGGCTTCGTGGTCAACTCCTATGCCTTGAGCGAGGCCGACGGCGCGCTGCGGGTCGCGTCGACCGACGAGCCGTCGTGGCTGCCCGAGGGCGGCGAGGCGTCGCCGGCGCAGTCCTACGTGACGGTGCTCAAGCCCGGCGACGGCGGCGCGCTGAGCCAGGTGGGCCAGGTCGGCGGCCTGGGCAAGGGCCAGCGGATCTACGGCGTGCGCTTCGTCGGGCCCGTCGGCTACGTAGTGACGTTCCGCCAGATGGACCCGCTCTACACCGTGGACTTGGGCGACCCGGCCGCGCCGCGCGTCGTCGGCGAGCTCGAGATCCCCGGCTACTCCGCGTACCTGCACCCGCTGGCGGACGGGCTCCTGCTCGGCGTCGGGCAGGAGGCGACGGCGGACGGCCGCCCGCAGGGCACCCAGGTCTCGGTCTTCGACGTCTCCGACCTCGCGCATCCCAAGCGCGTCCAGCACCTCGTCTTCGGCAAGGGCAGCTCGGACGCCGAGTTCGACCCGCACGCGTTCCTGTGGTGGGCGCCGACCCAGACCGCGGTGATCCCGCTGAGCACCTACGACGAGGCGACGCGGACGAGCTTCACCGGCGCCGTGGGCCTGCACGCCGCGGCCGACGCGCTGGGCGAGATCGGGCGTGTGACGCACGGCAGCGGCGAGGAGGTCGCGCCGATCGCCCGCTCGCTGGTCATCGGCGACCGGCTGTACACGCTCAGCTATCTGGGGCTCGGGGCCAATCGCCTCGACACGCTCGCGCCGCTGTCGTTCACCGCGTTCTCCGGATGA
- a CDS encoding ATP-binding protein, with amino-acid sequence MAPEPATWLVSATPEQISVLRTEVTAYAQRVGIADGRLPDVRLAVSEAATNAVLHAYRDRDPGHIRVDAHVQDDGHLRIVVEDDGFGPLPRPDSPGLGLGLPTIASVADAVELSAGSAAGARLSMLFATGG; translated from the coding sequence ATGGCGCCCGAGCCCGCGACCTGGTTGGTCTCGGCCACCCCAGAGCAGATCTCCGTCCTGCGCACCGAAGTGACGGCGTACGCGCAGCGGGTGGGGATCGCCGACGGCCGCCTGCCGGACGTCCGCCTCGCCGTCTCCGAGGCCGCGACCAACGCCGTGCTGCACGCCTACCGCGACCGCGACCCTGGCCACATCCGGGTCGACGCGCACGTGCAGGATGACGGCCACCTGCGGATCGTGGTCGAGGACGACGGCTTCGGCCCGCTGCCGCGCCCCGACTCGCCCGGCCTCGGCCTCGGGCTGCCCACGATCGCCTCGGTCGCCGACGCCGTCGAGCTCTCGGCCGGCTCCGCCGCGGGCGCGCGCCTGTCGATGCTCTTCGCGACCGGCGGCTAG
- a CDS encoding IS481 family transposase: MTGPEIADVLGMALSTVSGILSSIDMGRLGRLGLEPARRYERARPGELIHIDIKKLGRIARVGHRITGLTGKRQAGYHRKADQLGWEFVHVAIDDATRLAYVEVLEDEKAITAIGFLRRAIAFFESHGMTVEAVMTDNGSAYRSTIHAIACKTLGLKHLRTRPYRPQTNGKAERFIRTMLGGWAYGAIYTNSADRAAALDGWLFTYNHRRKHAGIGRQTPITRLNNLLGTYS; the protein is encoded by the coding sequence ATGACCGGCCCCGAGATCGCCGATGTTCTCGGCATGGCGCTCTCGACGGTCTCGGGCATCCTGAGCTCGATCGACATGGGCCGGTTGGGACGGCTGGGCTTGGAGCCCGCCCGGCGCTACGAGCGAGCGCGGCCCGGCGAGCTGATCCACATCGACATCAAAAAGCTCGGGCGGATCGCCCGGGTCGGACACCGGATCACCGGCCTGACGGGCAAGCGACAGGCCGGCTATCACCGCAAGGCCGACCAGCTGGGCTGGGAGTTCGTTCATGTCGCGATCGACGACGCCACGCGCCTGGCCTACGTCGAGGTCCTCGAAGACGAGAAAGCGATCACCGCGATCGGGTTTCTGCGCCGCGCGATCGCGTTCTTTGAAAGCCACGGCATGACCGTCGAAGCGGTCATGACCGACAACGGCAGCGCCTACCGCTCCACCATCCACGCCATCGCCTGCAAAACGCTCGGGCTCAAGCACCTACGCACCCGGCCCTACCGACCCCAGACCAACGGCAAGGCAGAACGCTTCATCCGGACCATGCTCGGCGGCTGGGCCTACGGCGCGATCTACACCAACAGCGCAGACCGCGCCGCCGCCCTTGACGGCTGGCTGTTCACCTACAACCATCGCCGCAAACACGCAGGCATCGGGCGACAAACACCCATCACCCGCCTGAACAACCTGCTCGGGACTTACAGCTAG
- a CDS encoding EamA family transporter: MRYFAVSATFHYLGPAFAVLLFARVDVLGVAWLRIATAALIFAAWRRPWRRIDLRGDDARLILAWGACLALMNCCFYLAIDRLHLGTVAAIEFFPVIALAALGARTPRNLAALLLAIGGVYALTGIHLAGGATGLAFAFANAGLFASYIVLADRVAKRPALDGVDGLGASMLVAAVVVTPIAGWAAAPVFADPVALLAAVGVGISSSVIPYVCDQLALTRLPRATYSLMVSLLPAIATVIGVVVLTQIPSAAEVLGVAAVAAGVALHAAQPEGPTGVAAADPERAGAPVG, encoded by the coding sequence ATGCGGTACTTCGCTGTCAGCGCCACCTTCCACTACCTCGGGCCCGCCTTCGCGGTCCTCCTGTTCGCCCGCGTCGACGTCCTCGGCGTCGCGTGGCTGCGGATCGCGACGGCGGCGCTGATCTTCGCGGCGTGGCGCCGGCCGTGGCGGCGCATCGACCTGCGGGGCGACGACGCGCGGCTGATCCTGGCCTGGGGCGCCTGCCTGGCGCTGATGAACTGCTGCTTCTACCTCGCGATCGACCGCCTCCACCTGGGGACCGTGGCGGCGATCGAGTTCTTCCCGGTCATCGCGCTGGCCGCGCTCGGCGCCCGGACCCCGCGCAACCTCGCCGCGCTGCTGCTCGCCATCGGCGGGGTCTACGCGCTCACCGGGATCCACCTGGCCGGCGGCGCGACCGGCCTGGCCTTCGCCTTCGCCAACGCCGGCCTTTTCGCGTCCTACATCGTGCTGGCCGACCGCGTCGCCAAGCGCCCGGCGCTGGACGGCGTCGACGGCCTGGGCGCGTCGATGCTCGTGGCGGCCGTGGTCGTCACGCCGATCGCGGGCTGGGCGGCGGCGCCGGTCTTCGCCGACCCGGTCGCGCTGCTGGCCGCGGTGGGCGTCGGCATCAGCTCGTCGGTCATCCCCTACGTCTGCGACCAGCTCGCGCTGACGCGGCTGCCGCGCGCGACCTACAGCCTGATGGTGTCGCTGCTGCCGGCCATCGCCACGGTCATCGGCGTCGTCGTCCTGACCCAGATCCCGAGCGCGGCCGAGGTGCTCGGCGTCGCCGCCGTGGCCGCCGGGGTCGCGCTGCACGCGGCCCAGCCGGAAGGGCCGACGGGCGTCGCGGCGGCCGACCCCGAGCGTGCCGGAGCGCCGGTCGGCTAG
- a CDS encoding Lrp/AsnC family transcriptional regulator, translating to MPANGRLNGLDDVDRDLLVQLQDDARLSLAELGRRVGLSSPAVAERVRRLTDEGVIRGFSADVDPRALGYALSAIVRIRPAPRQIAKVADLARSTPEVVECHRITGEDCFFMKVHVRDVEHLEAVIDRFTVFGQTTTSVMQTSPVPRRGVAVAAGSES from the coding sequence ATGCCTGCGAATGGACGGCTGAACGGGCTCGACGACGTCGATCGTGATCTGCTGGTCCAACTGCAGGACGACGCGCGGCTCAGCCTCGCCGAGCTCGGCCGCCGCGTCGGCCTCTCGTCGCCCGCCGTGGCCGAGCGCGTCCGGCGCCTCACCGACGAGGGCGTCATCCGCGGCTTCAGCGCCGACGTCGACCCGCGCGCGCTCGGCTACGCGCTGAGCGCGATCGTCCGGATCCGGCCGGCGCCGCGGCAGATCGCGAAGGTCGCCGACCTCGCGCGATCGACGCCCGAGGTGGTCGAGTGCCATCGGATCACGGGGGAGGACTGCTTCTTCATGAAGGTCCACGTCCGCGACGTCGAGCACCTCGAGGCCGTCATCGACCGCTTCACGGTCTTCGGGCAGACCACGACGTCGGTGATGCAGACCTCGCCCGTGCCGCGCCGCGGCGTCGCGGTCGCGGCCGGGAGCGAGTCCTAG
- a CDS encoding GNAT family N-acetyltransferase: MTDEIEVVAGGPGDAPTLLALFDDAVAWLVARDQTAQWGSEPWSERPSSSARADEWAAGGGLRFARDPGAAPDALPAGAMVVGEHMPYVPPPERPELYVMVLLVNAAYRRRGVGAALIATAEAEARAAGAEQLRVDCWAGVPGLPAQYERLGFTRTGSFEVKGWPGAILERRLS, encoded by the coding sequence ATGACCGACGAGATCGAGGTCGTGGCCGGCGGGCCCGGCGACGCGCCGACGCTCCTGGCGCTGTTCGACGACGCGGTCGCGTGGCTGGTCGCGCGCGACCAGACCGCGCAGTGGGGCTCGGAGCCCTGGTCGGAGCGGCCGTCCTCGTCCGCGCGCGCGGACGAGTGGGCCGCCGGCGGCGGGCTGCGCTTCGCGCGCGACCCCGGGGCGGCGCCGGACGCGCTGCCGGCCGGCGCGATGGTCGTCGGCGAGCACATGCCCTACGTGCCGCCGCCGGAGCGCCCCGAGCTGTACGTGATGGTCCTGCTCGTCAACGCGGCCTACCGTCGGCGCGGCGTCGGCGCGGCGCTGATCGCCACCGCCGAGGCCGAGGCGCGCGCGGCGGGCGCCGAGCAGCTGCGCGTCGACTGCTGGGCGGGCGTCCCCGGCCTGCCGGCGCAGTACGAGCGCCTCGGCTTCACCCGCACGGGCTCGTTCGAGGTCAAGGGCTGGCCCGGTGCGATCCTCGAGCGCCGGTTGTCCTAG
- a CDS encoding SAM-dependent methyltransferase: MAFSRPAPLREELGRALPERPFEVAFWDGSTLPSTNGSSMTTFRVKSPLALAHALRAPGQLGIGRAYVSGALDVDDLDATLDLLDTWKPPSFDTRTKAKLAAAALRSTGLVAPPKPPQAELIPQGRRHSIERDKAAVRHHYDVSNEYFALFLDPTMTYSCAIFSRGAKTLEEAQWTKRELVCTKLGLKEGERVLDVGCGWGAFAIHAAREHGVHVTGITLSEPQAELARQRADEAGVGDRVEIKVMDWRELNAEPFDAISSIGMVEHVGSGNIDNYAVALRDFLKPGGRLLNHGIGRLRHTDPEAGPFSERYVFPDGAPLHVSRILTAVERAGLEPTHVEGFRMDYAETLKHWADNFDANLPRAIELGGEERVRVWRLYLRTARRGFETGFISVFQVLCTRPA, encoded by the coding sequence ATGGCCTTCTCCCGTCCCGCTCCGCTCCGCGAGGAGCTTGGGCGTGCGCTCCCAGAGCGGCCCTTCGAGGTCGCGTTCTGGGACGGCAGCACGCTCCCGTCCACCAACGGCTCGTCGATGACGACCTTCCGCGTCAAGTCGCCGCTCGCGCTCGCCCACGCGCTGCGCGCACCCGGCCAGCTCGGCATCGGCCGCGCCTACGTCTCCGGCGCGCTCGACGTCGACGACCTCGACGCCACGCTGGACCTGCTCGACACCTGGAAGCCGCCGTCGTTCGACACCAGGACGAAGGCGAAGCTCGCCGCCGCCGCGCTGCGCTCGACCGGCCTGGTCGCGCCGCCCAAGCCGCCGCAGGCGGAGCTGATCCCGCAGGGCCGGCGGCACAGCATCGAGCGCGACAAGGCGGCCGTCCGCCATCACTACGACGTCTCCAACGAGTACTTCGCGCTCTTCCTCGACCCGACGATGACGTACTCGTGCGCGATCTTCTCGCGCGGGGCCAAGACGCTCGAAGAGGCGCAGTGGACCAAGCGCGAGCTCGTCTGCACCAAGCTCGGGCTCAAGGAGGGCGAGCGGGTCCTGGACGTGGGCTGCGGTTGGGGCGCGTTCGCGATCCACGCGGCGCGCGAGCACGGCGTGCACGTCACCGGCATCACGCTGTCCGAGCCGCAGGCCGAGCTGGCCCGTCAACGCGCGGACGAGGCCGGCGTCGGCGACCGCGTCGAGATCAAGGTGATGGACTGGCGCGAGCTGAACGCCGAGCCGTTCGACGCGATCTCGTCGATCGGCATGGTCGAGCACGTCGGCTCCGGCAACATCGACAACTACGCGGTCGCGCTGCGCGACTTCCTCAAGCCGGGCGGCCGCCTGCTCAACCACGGCATCGGCCGCCTGCGCCACACCGACCCGGAGGCCGGACCGTTCTCGGAGCGCTACGTCTTCCCCGACGGCGCGCCGCTGCACGTCTCGCGCATCCTCACGGCGGTCGAGCGCGCCGGCCTCGAGCCCACGCACGTCGAGGGCTTCCGCATGGACTACGCGGAGACGCTGAAGCACTGGGCCGACAACTTCGACGCCAACCTGCCGCGCGCGATCGAGCTCGGCGGCGAGGAGCGCGTGCGCGTCTGGCGGCTGTACCTGCGCACCGCGCGGCGCGGCTTCGAGACGGGGTTCATCTCCGTGTTCCAGGTGCTCTGCACGCGCCCCGCCTGA